CCCAAATACAAAAAAAGAAGGCACAGGTTTGGGGCTAAGTATCAGTAAAGAGTTTATGGAAGCACAGAAAGGAAGCATAGATGTTGAAAGTGAATATGGAAAAGGAAGTTGTTTTTCCATAAAACTACCCATTGCTCCACATTAATTGGAGAAGCCGTTACAGGTATAATAAGACAACCGGGTATTAACGGGAATTTGGTGGTCATAAAATAGGCGCTGCAAATGCTTTTGGACTAGAAAATTTAGGCCCGGCATCTCGCTATACTTTTTGCGATGTTTCCTACAAACAGAAATGACATTCTATTGACCATTTTTATATATGGGTCTAATGTCTTTTGAAAAAACGGTTATATCCGGTGTTTTCCCATTCAGTTTATTTATCAAAAGATTATCGAAGTAGGCATCGTTGTTTTGCATATCCTTACTACCTGAAATTAACCCTGCCATGCCCTTAGCAAAAGTTGAATCAACTGTACTTAGTACCAACTTTCCATCCACTAAACAACTTATAGTTGTACCAGAAAAACGGAGCATCAGTTGATGCCATTTCTTTGTAGAATCAAGAGGTATTTTTGTCGTTGCCAAAAGCTTTCCCATTTTATTTTTACCATTCTCATGAGAAAGGAACAGACTACAAATTCCATCTGCCGAAAAACTACAATAATAGCCGCTTGGTTTGCAGCCATAGCCCGTACCGGTAGCAGACACACGCCCCATAACACCCGCCCATCCTCTTTTGCTAGGATACACATCGGCGCTTACTTCATAATCTCCCCAACTGCTGTCACCAATAATGGTATATGGTATCCAGCCGGGTGCCCAACTTTGAGCACCCGCTTTAATCACTTGATGTAAGCATTTTCCCTTATGATCTGGGCGTTCTGCAAGCTCAAACACACCTGAAATATCTGCTGTATAATGTGGGAGATATCCATAATTCCCTGCATTCTTATAAGACTCAAAATTGTCATAATAAGGAAAAGGGAAATGTTGCGATGTAGGTATTTCGGTAAAGGAACCTTTTTGCTGTCCCCTTAGCGTGGAAATAGAATATATCGATTCTGGTTCCAATGTAATTTGAAAATGACTATTAACAGGTGTAATATTTTGCAATCTTATAAACTGCTCCTTGATATTACTTCTCCATACACAAAGAGTACTATTAGGCAGGCCTCCCTTTATCGTAAAATTGAGGGTCTGATTTTTTTTGGCATTTTTTGTCTCAGCAATAATGCTATAATCATTTCCAGGAGATTTAAGTGTAACATAAGAGCCGCCGCCAACGAGCGTATCGCAGGCTCCTTTTAGATATTGCCAACCCACTCGCGTGAATTGTCCATAATGTGCATATCCCCATAGTACCTTTCGGATATGATAATTTCCGCTCCAGGGTTGCCGAGCAATCATCATCGGGGGTTTGTTTGAAAAGGGTTCTATGCCATAAGTTGAGCCTACCAAATACCAGTTCACAATCTTTGTAGCACCGCTTATAATAAAATTTCTATTAAAAGAGGCTACCAGGCTTATTTCGCAATCAAATCCTTTTTTATAAACATGCTCTTCTGTGTTCCAAATAGGTTTGTTTAAACGCTCACTTAATTTTATTACAGAAGGAGGAGTAGGTATTTCAGACATTGTATGTGCGCTTAAAACATCTACAGAAGCCCTTAATACGGAGTCCGTCAGCATAGTTTTACACCAATCAAATTTATTACTATTCCAATTATCAAATGCATGAATCTTAACTTTTGAGAGTCCGCTTTTATTGAGTGTAGTTCTTAGCATTTTTACAAAATCGAGATTTACGCCTCTTTCATTTCGGCATCCTATTGCATTCAAATCGATTCCGTAAACATTTTTCAACCCTTCTATCCATTTTACATAATAATTACACATGTCTTGGGACCAGAAATTACCATTGCCAATCCATTTGGGGCAGCTCCAGCCATTTGCATCAATGGTTATAGAAGGATTCCTTTTTTTCGCTTCACTCATTAGCAACCATTCATAACCTCTGCTATAGTTTTCATCCTCCCTGAAATGCATATGACTTGGTTCGGAGCCTTGTGTAGAATTACCATCTCCGGGCACTTCCACCAACAAAGTAGAAAGAGAAGCCCCGAAATCTGGTTTGAACAATAGATCTAAAATTTGATTGCGTTGCGGTGCCGGATAGTCTTTTAATAATACCGAGGTGGCGCCGCCCCCGCTTACGGCTCCAATACCATCAAAGCGCTTACCACCTGCATCTCCATCAATAGTAATGCTTTGCGCATTAACTTCATTAACGCAACAAAGTATCATACAAAATATAATCCTTACCCAAATTTTTGAGCCTATACAAATAACATTATGCGTTCTCATATCTAAATTTTTAGAGATAGCATAGATACAAAATAATTTTTGATAATATACCTATTTCTAGGGCTAAATATATATGGTCTACGTTTTTGCAATATTAAGATTTGGGTCTAAAAGAACGCTATTATTTTCATTGCCCTGTTCTTTCCAATGACACATCATCCACCTGACAGGATGCGTTTGCCTTTCCTTCGGCCAAGAAACCTATTTCCACCTTACCGTTGCTAATTGGAATTTGATTAAGTTCAATTTCTTTCCAACTTGCATTTTCATTCTTAATACTATACGCTAGCATTTTGCCATCGACTAAGGCATACATTTGCAGCTTAGAAAATCCGCTACTATTCTTCACTTTTGCAACTAATTGATAATAGCCTTCTTTTAATTTCACAAAAGGATTAGAAGCAATAGTCTGCGAAACCTTTCTTTCGAAATCAACGTTATCACTTATGTTGAGGCTTTTCTCTCCTATCACCATTTTTCTATCATCTTCTGTATTAAAATAATTCAACTGAGGTGATTGTTCATTTTCTGTCGAGATTCTATCCCCTTTAATAACAGAAGTTTCCCAGCCTGTCAATTGTTCTTGTACCGGTTTAAAATTGCTTGGAATCTTATTTCTATCTGCCTCGAAACTGCCGTTCTTCACATAATTATTATCATCAGCAACTTTCCATGTTCCTGTTTTGGCATCTAAATCCCAAGAGCTAAGTGAATTAAAATAAGGCGTATCTCCATCAAAAGACAGTGGGCACCATTGATTATACCCCCATCCATTCCCTGCAAAATCAGCCCAACGATCTCCACAAAATATTACCGCCTCTTGCTTGCTTCCTTCTACTGTATAGAAGAAACCTGTCTGTGTTATATGCGCATAATCATCAGCGCAACCATTCATCACCAACATATTATTGGTTGGTTTATAGGGCCCCCGAATATTGTCTGCCACTAAATAATAAGCGTGTGATGCATTCCAACCATATAAATTGGAAGCACACATGTAATATTTTCCATTGTATTTAAACATGCAATTCCCCTCACGACCTACACCCCGATAGACTTCTGTGCAATCTAATAAATTTACCATTCCATTTTTCACCCCAATTTCAGAAACATAAATTTTGCTTCTTCCACGGCCATAAGAATATATAAGATAAGATTTGCCATTATCATCCGTGAAAACAGTTTGATCACCCGTGTTTGGCGTACCAATTATATTTTTCATACTGATTTGCTGATACCATTTAAACGCTCCTACCGGAGAATTTGAAACGGCAATCAATACTCCATTTCCATGCTGCACAAATAAGGCATACTTCTTTAATTTTTTAATATAAGCAACACCCAAACGGCCAAGCCAAGTGGGTCTTTGAGAATGCTTCCTGATTTCCTCTTTTGTTAAAACATCGCCTTCAAATTTCCAATGCACTAAATCTATGGAGCTATAACAGGTAACCGATTCAAACGTAACAGAATGCTGTGTAATTGAAGGGTTTTCGCGATACGCACCGGCCTCTTTATAATGAACGCCATACCAATAATATTTCTTTGCACCTGTGGTTGGATCGGCAAATTTAAAAATCCCCCCGCCCTGACTATATATAGGCTTGCCATCCTCTGTATTCCAAAAAACATCATTCTTTATATTCCCTGCCTGCGCAGCTAACAAATTAGTAAAAAACACAGCTGGCATACTTGCTAAAACTACCTTCACAAAGTATGTAAGGTGCTTATTCATAAGGGTATTTCATTTTATTAGAACATTTTAATTATTAATAAAAGCCTTCTCAATCGAAACAAATTCGCCTGTACTTCCATAATCAGATTTTCTTTTATCTGACCAATTGGATTTTTTACCCAAAACAGTAACAGTTAAAACATACTGATTCTTTGACAAAATAGGACTCAAAAATTTAAGTGCTGACGCTGTATATTTACTATACATATCAACTATACAATTTAATACTTGATGTCCTTTTTTATCAAATAAAACTACCTTACCATAGCCACCATTAGAACTGACTAAGCTATAAAAACCAATTTGCCGACCATCGAATTTTATAGAAAAAGAAGCGCCTTTGACATTAGACCTTTTAGAAAATAATGTGTCATTGATTTTTAATGCCGACCAATGGGAGGAATAATTAATTATTTTATCATTAGAGTCAATAGTTCCTTTACACAATTCTTTTTGAGAAATCCTACCCGTCAAATTATTTACCTGCCAAGCATCTAAGTAGTTTGATAATGAAATGGATGTATCAATGAAACTAATTGGCTGCCAAACATAAGTCGCAGCGGATGCCTGCAAAGGAAAAGACCATCTGTCTCCCATAAACATATAGGAAGTATCTAAAGCTCCTTGAATAGGCAAGACAAAAGTTGTTTGAGCGTTCCAAGTAAGGGTTCCTTTAGGTGCAAAAATCCCACGAAAATGCCAAGGTCCTTTAATTGAATTGGCCGAAAAATAATAATTATCATTGCGCTCCCAGCTCGTTCTATTAGAGGATAAATAATAATAAATCCCATGCCGCTTAAACATAGCCGGAGACTCTCCATCCGGATCAATATTCTTTGCAACTTGTGCAACGATGCGTTTGTAATCCCTACTTAGTTTATAAATATCACCTCCATGTATCAATAAATATCCAACACCATCATTATCCTGAAAAGTCCCCATATCCCATTTCTTAATGGGTTTACCATTCCTCAATAAAGGGCCCTCAAACTTGTAAACACCATTGATTGTCGAGGAGGTCGCATAACAAATACATGGGTCTCGGTACGACAAAGTATCCGTGTGCATAAACATTATATACTCACCTGTTTCAGGGCATTTCATTACTTTAACCCTTTCTCCTACCCTATTGTGACCCAGGCGGCCAGAACTTTGAACTGGCAATGCAACTCTTTCAAATTTCCAATTGTATAAATCTTTGGATGAATAACAATTAAATCCAACAAAAGCATTGCTTGTATCGGAATGCGCTTCTCCGAAAAGATAATATTTGCCATTCTCTTTAATTATGTTGGCGCCATGTGCACTAACTATTCTACCTTGATTATCGAACCATGGAATTCCGGAAATGATCGCATTATAAGACTTCAACTTCTTTTGTGCCAACAAACCCTTGCCAATCAGCAATAGAAAAAAAAGCCCCATTAATTTATGTAATAATTTCATCAAATTCTTTGAAGAGTAAAATGTCTGCTTAGCCATCAATTTAGAATATTATCCGACTCAATGATCTTGTATTGAGGTTTCTGGCCATCATTACAAAGTACATTTTTAAAAGTTAGATGTGCGCAATTCTTTATGTGCACAATCGACTTTGATGGAAGTTCTATATTTTTAAAAAGAATATTTTTGGTATAATGCGCTTTATCAGCAAAGCCATTAATATCCATTACCACCTCATTGGATTTTGCCGCGCTTAGATTTAGATTAGAAAATTCCATATTGCTAAATAGAGGAATTTCAGGAGCGGGAGCACCGTCATTGTTGTAGTTTACAGCCGTATATAAAGTAATTTGCAACAAATCACAATCTCTTACAATCACATTTCTCACATAACCGCCACGATCTTTGGTAGCCTTTATTTGAAGGCCATGCAAAAGATGTCCAATTTTGCAATCTTGTATAAAAACATTGCTTACACCACCCGACATTTCACTGCCAATAGCAAGCGAATGGCCTTTTACAAAATTGCAATCTGTAATGCGTATATTTCTGGATGGCTTCCCTATAAAATAACCTTCTGGATTTTTGCCAGATTTAATAGCAATACAATCATCACCAGTTGAAAACGTACAATTAAAAATATAAGAATCTATGGAAGAGTCCGGGTCTATTCCATCACCATTATGTGCTGTGCTTATGATATTCAAATCGTGCAATACAACATCTTCACAATAAATATAATGAATAGTCCAGCAAGGAGAGTTCTCCACATTAAGACCTTGTATATCTATATTTTTTCCGTTCATTATACAAATTAACCTTCCGCGTCCTCTAAGTCCCGCAGCTTTTATCATGGCATTTCCAAGCGGGCTACCGCCTCCTAAAATAGTGCCTTCTCCGCATATACGAAGATTGCGAACATTGTATTTTCCATTGCTATGGTCCAGAGTCCCTGCGTTCAACAAACTCGCATAAGTTTTCAACTCCCAGCCTTCGAATCTATTTTTAATAAATGGCAGATAATCATTTACATCTTCGCTTCCTTTTAATACACCTCCTTTCGCAATTAATAAAGTCATATCGCTTTTTAAGTGTAAAGCTCCACTCAAAAATACACCGGCAGGAATAAGTACTGTACCATTCTTTGTGCAAGCATTTATTGCCTTTTGTATAGCGAGCGTATTTTTGGTAACACCGTCACCTTTTGCACCAAAATCTTTTATATTAAATACTTCTCCAGGTAATTGAGTTTTGCAGTTTACACTATTGGAGGCATTTGAAAGTTCTCCCAATTTATTTACCGCTTTTATCAAAAACACGTAAGATTTATTTGGCAGAAGATCTTTAGCTTCAAAGTTGGTTTTACTGGATTGTCCAACGAGTTTACCATCTTGAAAAATTTCATAAGACTTCACTTCTTTATATTTAACAGGTTTATCCCAAAGTAAAGTTGCTGAATTAGCCGTGATACTTGCTTTTGGAATAGTAAGATTTCTTACAGGAAGCACTTTCTGTCCAAATAATTGAGCGGAGAAAAACAATACTAAGAATCCACAAAAAAAAGATTTTAGATAATTCATTTAACGAAGTCGTTTAAACTTATAAAAAACAAACCGCCTAGGTCATTAAGCACCGATGTAGTTACAGGCAAACCAACCACAACGGCAGCCGCCGTGGTTGGTGGCTCACCAACCACTATTTAATAACATTGCATATAGGGAAATAGAAATTTCGCCATTTCAATAATAATTATACGCTATATGGTAAATTAAAAATGAAACAAACCCTAAATATTTTTCAACTACTTTACTTCGTTTCAATTTGCAAAACAGAAATTGAATTCGCAGGGAAAGTTCTAGTAAACACCTTACTAATTCCTTCTATACTTTCTTTTACAGGAACAATTTTAGTAGGATTATCTATTGAGTTGGTATCATCTTTATTTGCCGCTTTTAACACAATCAATGTTCCTTTTGGTTCTACTTTTTTCACACCATTCAAATTTATTTTTACATCTTCCGGGGTGGATTGTGTATTGACAAATTTTAGATAAATTGTTCCGGTCTTGCTATCTTTTGTTGCATCATAAAAAACAGCGGGAATCTCTTTCGCTGTTAATCCCCTGTCCAGCTCTTTCTTAGATAATTTTTGTAATTGAGTGGGATCATTTTCGCCGATAGTCTTAATTACTTCATCTCCTTTATTATTACTAAACATTACCTGAGCATAATAGGAAGGCGAGCCATAACTCCTCAACGTATTGTAGCCAATAAGATCCGATCTCCACTGCATTGCACCCGGATTTACGTTTACAAAAAGAGGCGCATAACTGGACATCACAACTATATCCGAATTGCGCTCCATTCCTGTCATCCAGGCAGCATCGCCCAAAGCTGCATTAAAATTTGGCGTAGGGCTTCCTTCTCTTGTAGCCCATTCTCCTACAAAAACTTTTGGGCCATTTCGATTATAATCGTCGTAATGATTTGCATCGCTTTCCATCTCAGAAGCCGTTCTATAATAATGTTCATCTACTACATCAGGCCGTTGCAAAGTCAGTTTCTCACGCATTCCAAGATTATCCTTACCTCCGATTGTAGCAATTATTTCTAGCTGCGGATATTTCGTTTTTATGGCTTTATAAAACTGGGCATAACGCCCGTCGTAACTGCCCGACCTATCAAATCCATCTTCATTACCAATTTCTACATATTTTAATTTGAATGGTTTCGGATGCCCGTCTTTGGCTCTTATTTTTCCCCATTTCGTATTTAGACTTCCAGTTACGTATTCTATTTCGTCTAAAGCACTATTCACAAAGGGTTGTAAAAAGGGTCCTGCTTCCAAATAATCTCTGTTAAGTGTGTATCCCGCAAACACAGCTAATACAGGTTCCATATTCAAATCCTCGCACCATTCTAAATATTCCAGAAGTCCCATACCATCGGATGAACGATAAGTCCATGGAGCCATATGCCCGGGTCTTTGACTAAGATCCCCAATCGTTTTTTCCCAATTGAACCTATCTGAAAATTTATCTCCTTCTAAATAATTTCCACCCGGCAATCGTAAAAAAGAAGGATTCATTGCTTTCAACATTTCCATTATATCTATCCGGTTTCCATTAGGTGTATGGTGATAAGTAGGCGGAAAGAGAGAAACCAAATTGAAATAATAATCACCTGCTTGTGGTGTATGTATCACAAAACGTGTATCTGCCGTTTCTTTAATATTATCGTCTGTTTGCAAAGTGTATGTATATTGTTTCCAATCCTTAGAATTTAATGTTATAGCAGCAGATGCATAAATAGTTTTGCCGTCATTGCTCTCTATGGAAACTTTAATAGGGCTAGAACCCGTACCAGAAGCTTTTGCAAAAAAGCTTCCCTTATAGGTGGTACTGGGCTTCACAGGGATTCCCCAAAATCCAGTATTATAGAACCCTGCATTTTTATCTTCCTTTCTCACATTCACTTTTAAGCAAACGGTGAGTGCTTTATTAATAGCGTTTTGATGATTTAAACCAATTGAATAATTATCATTATTTTCTTCCAATTTAGACCAAGCACTGGGCAGCTTTTCATTATCTTTAAAAATTCTATTCTGGATAAGTTCTCCATATAGGCCCCCATCGTAAGAATGATTTATTTCTTCTGTCATTAGACCATATAATGTGGGACTAACTTTTACTCCAGATTTGTTCAGGTTTAATGTTATTTGCATCGTTTTTTGTCCGTAACAAAAAGTACTACCTGCAATGGCAATCATCGTTCCAATAAGAAAACCTTTTTTCATTTTTTTTATTTTAAAAATTTAAACTTAAAATTTATTTCTACAATCATCTATCCTTTCCCTATTTATTTAATTGTATCGATCCAAATCCTGGACATCATTTCATGTCCTGCGGGCATCGGATGAACACCATCCCAGATCCAATAATCTGCCGGTGCTTTTTGTAAAGCCTGGTCAAAATGTTCCTGAAAGGGGATAAACACCGCACCAAACTCTTTCGCTAGCTTTTTGGCAACTTCCTGACGAGGCTTTACTTCTCCTTGCCAGTCCTGCCAATGCTCTTTTACTTTTGCTACAGGCAATATAAAGGGCTCACAAATAACTATCTTCGTTTCGGGAATTACCTCTTTAGTAATCTTGAGTAGGTGTCTGTAATCTCTTTCATAACTCTCCACTGTAAAGCTTTTATCCCCATTGATAGCCGCAAGCGAATCATTGACGCCAATTAAGATATTCAGTATGTCAGGCTTTATTGCCAAGGTATCTTTCTGCCATCTATTTAATAAATCGGTTACTCTATTGCCGCTAATACCCCGATTGAAAAACTGCAATTGCTTTTCAATATTATTGTACCACAATCTGCTTGCAATTAAATATGCATAATCTTGCCCTAACACATGGTTCCAATCTAAATTCCTGCCTCTGCCCCCGTCTGTTATAGAGTCTCCTTGAAACAAAACTTTGGTACCTAAAGGCCATTTTACATGGTGAGCCTTTTCTTCTGCAATTTTGAACTTCGGCAAACTTGCCGCAACACCTAAAATGGACATATTCTTGAGAAAACTACGGCGATTGTTCTGTTTCATCTATACGATCTTTAAAGCGTGTGCATAATCCATTAATGGCTTTTCGTTTGGAAAGTTTATCACCAAACCATCTTCTGTTTGTTGGTGTTTTAGTTGCTGATCTTTACTCAATAATTTTACACTAGAAATCTCTTTATAATTATTTCTAGACAGGCTTTTTATAAGTACAGTTCCGTTTTCCGGCCAGGCCATCACGGTTGCATAAAGTATATCTCCTTTTTGCGCAAACCGAATATCCTGTGATACAAAGGGTTTTCCTTTGCCTTCATTAAAGCCTTGCGCTTTTAAAGCTGTTACATTCTCCAGTGCAGGTCCTTCACCAAATTGCTTCCAGGGGCGGGTAGCATAAATACTTTCACTATTCAATCGCATCCAATCTCCGATTTCTTCTACAATAGCTTGCTCTTGCTCATCAATCGTACCATCACCTCTAACAGGAATATTCAGTAAGAGATTGCCATTTTTACTTACTATATCTACGAGCATTTGAATTACCGTTTTGGCAGACTTATATCCGTGTCTGTCATAAATAGCCCGATCATAATGCCAGCTTCCGATGCAGGTATCGGTTTGCCAGGGTAATGGTTGAATCTTATTAGCTTGTCCGCGTTCTATATCCCAGACCATACATTTTCTTTGTTGTTCGTCTAAAATCTTTCCAAAGACTACGGCTTCTAATTGCTTATGTTTTTTAAGATTTTTATTATATAAATGTGCAGCAACTTTCAGTCCCACATCACTGATAGGCCAAAGAGGAAGTGCCGTATCATCAAAGTACATTAAGTCCGGTTCATACTTATCTATCAACTCTATATGACGTTTCAAGAATTTCTCACAATAAGCTGCATCAGGAACGCAAGCGCCATTACCCCAATTCCATTGCTTGCTCGTCGAATTATTAGTTGCACTGTTTTTACTTAAAGGATGGTCTTGTGCATAGAGCGCCTGTGGATCAAGGCCCTCCCACCATTTACCTGTGCCTTCTTGTTTTGTCAACTTTCCATCATAGGGAATTCCTTTGTAGGCCCCTTCTTTATCTGAGCGTTGGGCCGTTTCATAAAAAAGCCAGGCATGTGCGGCGTGTACGCTTACACCAAAGGGTAAACCATTGGCTCTTGCTGCTTTCGCCCAGCCACCTATAATATCTTTTTTAGGCCCTAGCTTTACAGAATTCCATCTTTGATAACTGCTATCAAACAAATCCATATTGTCATGGTGATTGGCCATTCCCATAAAATACTTGGCACCTGTTTTTTTATACAGTGCTACCAATTCTCCGGGATTCCAGTTTTGTGCTTTCCAATCTTGTATAACTTCTTTAAATCCGGAAACAGAAGGATGTCCGTATTTTTCAAGGTGTAGTTTATATTGTCTGGTTCCTTCTTCATACATATTCCTTGCATACCAGTCGCCTGCTTCGGGCTGACATTGTGGCCCCCAATGTGCCCACATGCCAAACTTTGCATCTCTAAACCAGTCGGGAACTCGGTACTGTGACAGAGACTCCCAAGTAGGTTCAAATTTCAATCTATTTAAATTACTATTATTGAGTAAATCAATTGCTTTTAAATGTTTTGATAAAATAATAGCAGGAGCAAGTCCTCCTAAATATTTAAGCGCCTTTCTTCTTTCCATCGTAAAATATTTTTAAACAAAGCATGGATCAACTCTAAAATTTTATTTGATTTCTTTTAGCGGTGTTAATGTTACTGGTCCCGCTAACCCGGATGGACTTACCTCCCAATTTTTAGCTGTAAACAACCCATCTGGTCCTACGTCAGCCGGGTCTTTTGCCGGGAAATTTACATTGTAAAATCTTTTATAAACAAGTCTATGCTTATCCATATACCGAATTCTATTTGCCATCAAATTAGAAACTTTTACTTCTAAATGATTGTTGCCTTTGAATAAACTATTGGGGATAACCAACCCATCTCTGTCATTTAATAATGTTCCAATATTTTTCCCGTTTAACCACAATTCTGCGTTTTCTTTTACACTACCTAGATTCAATTGCCAATAAGAAGCATTGCCTTTAGGTTTCTTAAAATCTATTTGATAATCAGCAGTTCCGGAAAAATTATCTAGTTCTTTATTATCCAGATTTGTCCAATAATCAAGATGTTTTAACTGCATAGGTTTTGGCAATATTGGGCCGCCAGAAATAAATGTTAGCGACCATTTACCATCGATAGTTTGAGGGTTTTCTTTTACTTCAAAATATGGATATTCTTTCCCAGAAGCTTCCGCAGTATTCGTTTTTAAAATACAACTTTCATTGGGTTGCAATTGCAAGTAAACTTCAACATTTCCGTCATCAGCAATTTTAGTTTTTGTAAATCCAAATGCTTGTGACATCGGATTAAATACTGCAACAGATTTGGCAACCACTGCAAGGGGCACCCAACCTGTAAAGGAGCTATCGGATTCATTCACTACAAAATAATAATTGCCGCCATTATAAGAGCGTCTGACAAAGTGCAAGTCTTCTGATACCATTTTTTCCTGGCGAATCTTAGAAAAATGCAGCAATTTCGGCAGATCATTTCCTTTAATTATTCGACCTTTTCCAACCGTGGCTACAGTTAAGCCATCTGCATTTTCCTGAAAGTTTAAGGAATGTAATAAAGCATCCAATTCAGTTTGCCTTCCAGTCAAATTCGCTAATCCAGGAACACTCGATGGCAATGATTTGTAAATTAATATAGTTGCGCCGTTTTTCGCCAAGGAAA
The Arachidicoccus soli DNA segment above includes these coding regions:
- a CDS encoding glycosyl hydrolase family 28 protein — its product is MNYLKSFFCGFLVLFFSAQLFGQKVLPVRNLTIPKASITANSATLLWDKPVKYKEVKSYEIFQDGKLVGQSSKTNFEAKDLLPNKSYVFLIKAVNKLGELSNASNSVNCKTQLPGEVFNIKDFGAKGDGVTKNTLAIQKAINACTKNGTVLIPAGVFLSGALHLKSDMTLLIAKGGVLKGSEDVNDYLPFIKNRFEGWELKTYASLLNAGTLDHSNGKYNVRNLRICGEGTILGGGSPLGNAMIKAAGLRGRGRLICIMNGKNIDIQGLNVENSPCWTIHYIYCEDVVLHDLNIISTAHNGDGIDPDSSIDSYIFNCTFSTGDDCIAIKSGKNPEGYFIGKPSRNIRITDCNFVKGHSLAIGSEMSGGVSNVFIQDCKIGHLLHGLQIKATKDRGGYVRNVIVRDCDLLQITLYTAVNYNNDGAPAPEIPLFSNMEFSNLNLSAAKSNEVVMDINGFADKAHYTKNILFKNIELPSKSIVHIKNCAHLTFKNVLCNDGQKPQYKIIESDNILN
- a CDS encoding family 43 glycosylhydrolase, with product MKLLHKLMGLFFLLLIGKGLLAQKKLKSYNAIISGIPWFDNQGRIVSAHGANIIKENGKYYLFGEAHSDTSNAFVGFNCYSSKDLYNWKFERVALPVQSSGRLGHNRVGERVKVMKCPETGEYIMFMHTDTLSYRDPCICYATSSTINGVYKFEGPLLRNGKPIKKWDMGTFQDNDGVGYLLIHGGDIYKLSRDYKRIVAQVAKNIDPDGESPAMFKRHGIYYYLSSNRTSWERNDNYYFSANSIKGPWHFRGIFAPKGTLTWNAQTTFVLPIQGALDTSYMFMGDRWSFPLQASAATYVWQPISFIDTSISLSNYLDAWQVNNLTGRISQKELCKGTIDSNDKIINYSSHWSALKINDTLFSKRSNVKGASFSIKFDGRQIGFYSLVSSNGGYGKVVLFDKKGHQVLNCIVDMYSKYTASALKFLSPILSKNQYVLTVTVLGKKSNWSDKRKSDYGSTGEFVSIEKAFINN
- a CDS encoding alpha-L-arabinofuranosidase C-terminal domain-containing protein; this translates as MKKGFLIGTMIAIAGSTFCYGQKTMQITLNLNKSGVKVSPTLYGLMTEEINHSYDGGLYGELIQNRIFKDNEKLPSAWSKLEENNDNYSIGLNHQNAINKALTVCLKVNVRKEDKNAGFYNTGFWGIPVKPSTTYKGSFFAKASGTGSSPIKVSIESNDGKTIYASAAITLNSKDWKQYTYTLQTDDNIKETADTRFVIHTPQAGDYYFNLVSLFPPTYHHTPNGNRIDIMEMLKAMNPSFLRLPGGNYLEGDKFSDRFNWEKTIGDLSQRPGHMAPWTYRSSDGMGLLEYLEWCEDLNMEPVLAVFAGYTLNRDYLEAGPFLQPFVNSALDEIEYVTGSLNTKWGKIRAKDGHPKPFKLKYVEIGNEDGFDRSGSYDGRYAQFYKAIKTKYPQLEIIATIGGKDNLGMREKLTLQRPDVVDEHYYRTASEMESDANHYDDYNRNGPKVFVGEWATREGSPTPNFNAALGDAAWMTGMERNSDIVVMSSYAPLFVNVNPGAMQWRSDLIGYNTLRSYGSPSYYAQVMFSNNKGDEVIKTIGENDPTQLQKLSKKELDRGLTAKEIPAVFYDATKDSKTGTIYLKFVNTQSTPEDVKINLNGVKKVEPKGTLIVLKAANKDDTNSIDNPTKIVPVKESIEGISKVFTRTFPANSISVLQIETK
- a CDS encoding galactocerebrosidase, with the translated sequence MRTHNVICIGSKIWVRIIFCMILCCVNEVNAQSITIDGDAGGKRFDGIGAVSGGGATSVLLKDYPAPQRNQILDLLFKPDFGASLSTLLVEVPGDGNSTQGSEPSHMHFREDENYSRGYEWLLMSEAKKRNPSITIDANGWSCPKWIGNGNFWSQDMCNYYVKWIEGLKNVYGIDLNAIGCRNERGVNLDFVKMLRTTLNKSGLSKVKIHAFDNWNSNKFDWCKTMLTDSVLRASVDVLSAHTMSEIPTPPSVIKLSERLNKPIWNTEEHVYKKGFDCEISLVASFNRNFIISGATKIVNWYLVGSTYGIEPFSNKPPMMIARQPWSGNYHIRKVLWGYAHYGQFTRVGWQYLKGACDTLVGGGSYVTLKSPGNDYSIIAETKNAKKNQTLNFTIKGGLPNSTLCVWRSNIKEQFIRLQNITPVNSHFQITLEPESIYSISTLRGQQKGSFTEIPTSQHFPFPYYDNFESYKNAGNYGYLPHYTADISGVFELAERPDHKGKCLHQVIKAGAQSWAPGWIPYTIIGDSSWGDYEVSADVYPSKRGWAGVMGRVSATGTGYGCKPSGYYCSFSADGICSLFLSHENGKNKMGKLLATTKIPLDSTKKWHQLMLRFSGTTISCLVDGKLVLSTVDSTFAKGMAGLISGSKDMQNNDAYFDNLLINKLNGKTPDITVFSKDIRPIYKNGQ
- a CDS encoding family 43 glycosylhydrolase, translating into MNKHLTYFVKVVLASMPAVFFTNLLAAQAGNIKNDVFWNTEDGKPIYSQGGGIFKFADPTTGAKKYYWYGVHYKEAGAYRENPSITQHSVTFESVTCYSSIDLVHWKFEGDVLTKEEIRKHSQRPTWLGRLGVAYIKKLKKYALFVQHGNGVLIAVSNSPVGAFKWYQQISMKNIIGTPNTGDQTVFTDDNGKSYLIYSYGRGRSKIYVSEIGVKNGMVNLLDCTEVYRGVGREGNCMFKYNGKYYMCASNLYGWNASHAYYLVADNIRGPYKPTNNMLVMNGCADDYAHITQTGFFYTVEGSKQEAVIFCGDRWADFAGNGWGYNQWCPLSFDGDTPYFNSLSSWDLDAKTGTWKVADDNNYVKNGSFEADRNKIPSNFKPVQEQLTGWETSVIKGDRISTENEQSPQLNYFNTEDDRKMVIGEKSLNISDNVDFERKVSQTIASNPFVKLKEGYYQLVAKVKNSSGFSKLQMYALVDGKMLAYSIKNENASWKEIELNQIPISNGKVEIGFLAEGKANASCQVDDVSLERTGQ